Sequence from the bacterium genome:
CATTCTCGGGGCAAATATTTTCAAAGATTTTTTCGCCGGCATTCGTGACATCGTAGGAGGACGTTCGGCGGCATATGAAGAAGAATTGCGTAAAGCCAAAGAGATTGCAGTTAAAGAAATGGAAGAACAAGCCAGGGCCATGGGAGCGAACGCCGTGATCGGAATCGACCTGGATTACGAAACGATCGGCCAAAGTATGTTGATGGTCAGCGCTAGTGGTACAGCCATTTTATTTGAAGACAAATAACATGTTTACCGGTCTTA
This genomic interval carries:
- a CDS encoding heavy metal-binding domain-containing protein codes for the protein MLVLTTNTIEGKRIVKYFGLVSGEAILGANIFKDFFAGIRDIVGGRSAAYEEELRKAKEIAVKEMEEQARAMGANAVIGIDLDYETIGQSMLMVSASGTAILFEDK